GTGTCTAAGCAGCTGACACGAACCTCTTCCTTCTTGCCAATGAGAGCTTCCCTTTACCCCGCCCTCACCAGATGCACTGATGGCTTGTCATTTTGTGCACCCTGGGTTGTAATCTTCATTTCTCATTCCTGAATAAACTCAACATATTTGGACATTTctctaatgtctttttttttcctaggtgAACACTTGGCAGGACAACAGGCAGACAAGGAGCAGCCTGGGCTACACCCTCCTCCATCCAGCTTGGCAGGGAAGGTTGGGGCAGGGGCTGGCTAGGAGATAGGGGCTGGAGGGCCAGGCCAGGGGCAGGGTTAGGCATGGGGACAGCACCACGGTGGGGCCTTCCTGGCTAACTGTCCACTACCAGGTACTGGGACCCCCAGTTATTTTATTGCCTCACCATGAAAAGAAGTGAAAGCATTCCCTAAACATAGTTTCATCATTGTCTGTATCTCTCTCCCAccacatttcttcttttctattgctCTTTCTCTCACAAAAGCAGGGGATATATATCAAACTTGCTAAGTGGTTCTATTGAAGCTTCTTCCATTAAGCTTGAGATAAGGAGAAAAACACCCCTCTCCCTGTTAGGAGGATTTGGGGTTCACTATGCAGCTTTCTCCGAAAGAAGACTCTTTACAGGACACTCTCTTACCTCCAGCTCTCAGCTCTTTTTAGATCCACATTAGATTGAGAGGCTCAAGTGTTACgatattgattattattattgagtaTTTCCTATCAATATCTTCATTTTGTGTGTCACGATTCACTTTAATATCTGTTGTCTCCCAGGTCTTGGTGCCTCAGTTGAAACTTCCAATTTAACATCCTGACACATACTACTCCCTCTTCCTGTGATCATCAGAACAAGATAAAACCTTGTGTGTCTGGATAGTTCTCATCTGATAAGATTCAGGTAAAGAAACGCCTTCTTTGGGAAGTTGTTTATATCCTCTTCCATCAGACTGAGCTAATTATTCCTCTTCAAACCCACACAGTGTTCCATGTAAACTATTATAGTCTTTGCTACACTGAGTCACTCTGGAATCAGATGCCAAGATTCAAGTCTTCCTTTCACGAACTATATGATCTTGGGGTATTCTTCCCCTTTTAGAGCCTGAGTTTTTTAAACTTACCTTTTGGAGTTTTTGTTGGGATTAAGTTAGatgattttaaagtatattaagTTCTTAGATCAGTCCCTGAGAGAACTGAGGTGACATTTATTTTGTCACTGAACATCTGTATGTGTTTGGGGAGAAAGGAAGTGTGGGCTATATTCTGGAAGGACAAGAAAGCAGTGTGTTAATTATTATGTAAGGAGTGAGAAATGTcatatgtttttcttaaaatttctgaAAGGGCTTCAGCTTCCTGGATATCTGGTGCCTGGGCGAAAGAAGAGCCATATCTTCACAAAAGTGGAAAATTCCTAAGAAATAGAGGTATGAAGGGCCAGACACAttttataacaaatttaaaatttgggAAAGGTCAGCCCTGATGACTTCCTTTTCATACCAGCCAAAGTGACATAACATGCTCAGAATATTTTCCAATTCCATTACCCAAGAAAAGAGCAAACAAAGTCCTATACAACATATCCTATTTTACTAGTCCCTCAAACAGATGCAAGAATAATATCAGGAAAGCATTTCAGAGTGACAGctgtggaagaaagaaaagtgagatatattttcaataatttgtatttctgtattattgaggaaaaatattacatgggatgttttaaaagaaaggtaAGTATCAGTTAGAATAATGGTTTTTTTTtactcaagaatttttttttcttttttttttttttgacagagtcttgctctgtcacccaggctggagtgcagtggcacgatcttggctcactgcaacctccgcctcctgggttcaagtgattcttctgcctcagtctcccgagtagctgggactacaggcatgcgccaccatgcccggctaatttttttgtatttttagtagagacggggtttcgccatgttggccaggctggtctcgaactcctgatctcaggtgatccatctgcctcggcctctcaaagtgctgagattacaggcatgagccactgcgcctgacctacTCAAGAGTTTTCTTAGGGCTCctttaatgtctttatttctcagactgtaaATGAATGGGTTCAACATGGGAGTGACTACTGTGTATATCACTGAAGCAATTATGTTCTTGTCATTGGTGTTGCTGGATGGGGGAAGAAAATAGAGACCAATAATTGTCCCATAATAGATAGTCACCACTGAGAGGTGGGATCCACAAGTGGACAAGGCTTTGCATATGCCCTTGGTGGAGGGaatctggaggatggtgaccccAATGTGACCATAAGAAACCAGGATGCACAGGAATGGAAGCATAATGGCTGTCAATCCTGCTGTAAAGATTGCTAACTGATTGAGGGAGGTGTCTGAGCAGGACAGCTTGAGCAGGGCACCAAGGTCACAGAAGAAGTGAGGGATGATGTGGTCAGCACAGAAGGAAAGCCGGGCCAGAAGGAGGGTATGCAAAAGAGCACACGCACAAGCGATGACCCAGGACCCAGCCACCAGCATGACACACTGGCTCTGACTCATGATGGTGGCATAATGTAGAGGGTGACAGATGGCCACATACCTGTCATATGCCATTGAAGTGATAAGGAAACTGTCTAAGTcagcaaaaaatatgaaaaaatatgtctGTGAAATGCACCCCTTGTAAAAGATGGCTAGGTGCTGGGTCTGCATGTTCATCAGCATCTTAGGGACAGTGACAGATGAAAAGGATATGTCAGTGAGGGCCAAGTGGctgaggaagaagtacatgggggtgtgaAGGTGAGAGTCCAGCCGGATGAGCAGGATGATGAGCAGGTTCCCCAGCACTGTGGTCAGGTACATGCCCAGGAATAGGGCAAAGAACATGGCCTGCTGCTCTGGCCAGatggggaggcccaggaggaggaACTCGGACATGCTGCTCTGGTTCTCAGGGCTCATGTTTATATCAGCTGGAGGGCACTAGGGAAATTTGAAGGAAAGAAGTGGTATGTCTTAGAATAAGAAATGATAACCGTGGCATAGTATAATAGAgatgttcttttgacttagggaatgtcttcatattttcttacatttgccACATATTTTGCTGCAAATGtgctgaaaaagaaatgtaagttTAGTTGATATAGCTACTTTCTTTCTGAATCTGGTCTCTGTAAATGATAGTACTAAAAGTTGTTTGCTAAATGTTTTTTAATACACTGTTCCAATAGCTGATGTATTGTAAGTGATTCAATAGCCTTCAATATATGAGCTGGGTGGTACTGTTATTATTTCTACTCTTTAGATGTGAAAGCTAAGGCGGACAGTCTTATAGTCACAACAATAGGAAGAGGAGAAGCTGGGATTTGGACCCAAGTATCTTGACTCCATAGTTTCTTCTGTGGAAACAAAGCAATTATTTGACATTGGAAATCTCATTGCCTTATTTTGTGTGTAATGACCTATTTAATTCTGTATACCCTGCTTGTCTACACAATGCATGAGTATTTCtaatttattcattgtttataGACCCCTAatctttttttaagacataacactttatttattaaaaaactcTTCCATGTAAACAATTACTCCAAAAGACAACAAAACAAgttattttgagtgatttttcgAAGGACATGCCCACACATTTTATCATGATATATATGTACTATTCTAGAAGGTGGGGAGGGTGGTACTGTTGAAAGTCCAGGTAAATAAATCATAATACGAAGTAAGCAACAAGATAGAAAATCCTTCTTATGGTTTCAGATCCATACATTAATTGCTctgatcttttgtttgtttgttgtttgaaacagagtctcgctctttgcccaggctggagtgcagtggtgagatctcagctcactgtaacctccgcctcctgggtttaagcgattctcccagctaattttttatttttagtagagatggagtttcaccatgttggtcaggccggtctcgaactcctgacctcataatccacccgcctcagcctcccagagtactgggattacaggtgtgagccactgcacccagcctaattgctctgatctttttaaagtttaagtgTAAGATAAGTGTAAGATATTTAATTCCATGTTTGAATATTAATGTGTagcataaaaacatatatatatatattcctcctGGCTCAACCACACATGTGACAATGTCTCTTGGGGACCCAGTGGTGAATTCTTCTCACAGTATGTCTAAGGAGCATTGGCTAAGTGAGATTTCACATTCGGTGGATTTCAGCCATCTCATCAATTTCTCCATGCTACTGAAATCTCATTGTTCCACTCAGAATTTGTCTTTTCCCCAGGATGGCTTTCAAAGCATTTTACTGACTGTGTCAAGCCAGAGTAAGCAAAATGCTGATGAGTTTGGATTTCCTCCTCCAGTCTCTCAgcctttctgttttattgtttgGTATCTCATTTCTATATGACATCAGATGCCATATTAGAAATTCCTGCTTGATCTTGAAATAGGTACTGACTGATGAGGCATTAAACACAACTTAAATTCAGTCTTTAATCACTaccacttttaaaacatttaatagtGTAATTAGGAAAAATTCATAAAGACTTGGAAACTTCACATCATAATAAATTCAGATATTAGCGAGGCTGTCAGATGCTGTTACTCTATTCTAAATACCAGTACCAGAAGGACGAGACAATATCTCAACATACTTGGAAATAATACTTCAGGTTAAGATATGAGCTGGGTGTCTTATTTTTTGtctgttctttttcatgtttccatgttcctttctctttttgttgaaagATTAGACCTAGAATCTATCATAACCAACTAATGCATACTCTATATAAATTTGTTGATCAAATAAAATGTTGGATCTATTTAAATTTatcataacagctttattaaaaaatttttactggGCTTAGTTCAAGAACCAGCTTTTGCTCTAACAATCCTGGGGCCCCATGTTATTTAGTTGCTACATGGCCTCACATTCAAAGAAATACAATCTGAAAGCTAAAAGTAATTTTAACAGGAATTCTATTTTTTCAGCATCTCTGAAATAGCTTATAAGCGATTTATTTTTCAACTCACATCAATATTTATCAAAGTactctttttttataaaaagagaagGCAGGGATTCACCATAACATATCATGGCTtgttacaaataataaatatttgcaagtgattaaaacaaacaataaatatttgcaaggataaaccaataaaataatgaagaaaaatacagagCTTAGAAATAGACATGTTtatgggggaggagccaagatggccgaataggaacagctccggtctacagctcccagcgcgagcgacgcagaagacgggtgatttctgcatttccatctgaggtaccgtgttcatctcactagggagtgccagacagtgggcgcaggtcagtcggtgagcgcaccgtgcgccagccgaagcaggggcaaggcattgcctcactcgggaagcgcaaggggtcagggagttccccttccaggggtgacagacggcacctggaaaatcgggccactcccacccgaatactgtgcttttccgaagggcttaggaaacggtgccccaggagagtatagcccgcacctggctcagagggtcctacgcccacggagtctcgctgattgctagcacagcagtctgagatcaaacagcaagtcggcagcgaggctgggggaggggcgcccgccattgcccgggctcgcttaggtaaacaaagcagcctggaagcttgaactgggtggagcccaccacagctccaggaggcctgcctgcctctgtaggctccacctctgggggcaggacacagacaaacaaaaagacagcagtaacctctgcagacttaaatgtccctgtctgacagctgtgaggagagcagtggttctcccagcacgcagctggagatctgagaacgggctgactgcctcctcaagtgggtccctgacccctgacccccgagcagcctaactgggaggcaccccccagcaggggcagactgacacctcacacggccggccaggtactccaacagacctgcagctgagggttctgtctgttagaaggaaaactaacagaaaggacatccacaccaaaaacccatctgtacatcaccatcatcaaagaccaaaagtagataaaaccacaaagatggggaaaaaacagagcagaaaaactggaaactctaaaaaccagagtacctctcctcctccaaaggaacgcagttcctcaccagcaacggaacaaagctggacagagaatgactttgacgagctgagagaagaaggcctcagacgatcaaattactccgagctacgggaggatattcaaaccaaaggcaaagaagttgaaaactttgaaaaaaatttagaagaatgtataactagaataaccaatacagagaagtgcttaaaggagctgatggagctgaaaaccaaggctcgagaactacgtgaagaatgcagaagcctcaggagccgatgcgatcaaatggaagaaagggtatcagccctggaagatgaaatgaatgaaatgaagcgagaagggaagtttagagaaaaaagaataaaaagaaacgagcaaagcctccaagaaatgtgggactatgtgaaaagaccaaatctacgtctgattggtgtacctgaaagtgacggggagaatggaaacaagttggaaaacactctgcaggatattatccaggagaacttccccaatctagcaaggcaggccaacattcagattcaggaaatacagagaacgccacaaagatactcctcgagaagagcaactccaagacacataattgtcagattcaccaaagttgaaatgaaggaaaaaatgttaagggcagccagagagaaaggtcgggttaccatcaaagggaagcccatcagactaacagcggatctctcggcagaaaccctacaagccagaagagagtgggggccaatattcaacattcttaaagaaaagaattttcaacccagaatttcatatcctgccaaactaagcttcataagtgaaggagaaataaaatactttacagacaagcaaatgctgagagattttgtcaccaccaggcctgccctaaaagagctcctgaaggaagcgctaaacatggaaaggcacaaccggtaccagccactgcaaaatcataccgaaatgtaaagaacatcgagactaggaagagactgcatcaactaacgagcaaaatatccagctaacatcataatgacaggatcaaattcacacataacaatattaactttaaatgtaaatggactaaatgctccaattaaaagacacagactggcaaactggataaagactcaagacccatcagtgtgctgtattcaggaaacccatctcacgtgcagagacacacataggctcaaaataaaaggatggaggaagatctaccaagcaaatggaaaacaaaaaaaggcaggggttgcaatcctagtctctgataaaacagactttaaaccaacaaagatcaaaagagacaaagaaggccattacataatggtaaagggattaattcaacaagaagagctaactatcctaaatatatatgcacccaatacaggagcacccagattcataaagcaagtcctgagtgacctacaaagagacttagactcccacacattaataataggagactttaacaccccactatcaacattagacagatcaacgagacagaaagtcaacaaggatacccaggaattgaactcagctctgcaccaagcggacctaatagacatctacagaactctccaccccaaatcaacagactatacatttttttcagcaccacaccacacctattccaaaattgaccatatacttggaagtaaagctctcctcaataaatgtaaaagaacagaaattgtaacaaactgtctctcagatcacagtgcaatcaagctagaactcaggattaagaatctcactcaaaaccgctcaactacgtggaaactgaacaacctgctcctgaatgactactgggtacataacgaaatgaaggcagaaataaagatgttctttgaaaccaatgagaaccaagacacaacataccagaatctctgggatgcattcaaagcagtgtgtagagggaaatttatagcactaaatgcccacaagagaaagcaggaaagatccaaaat
The nucleotide sequence above comes from Pongo pygmaeus isolate AG05252 chromosome 13, NHGRI_mPonPyg2-v2.0_pri, whole genome shotgun sequence. Encoded proteins:
- the LOC129044384 gene encoding olfactory receptor 1J1, which translates into the protein MSPENQSSMSEFLLLGLPIWPEQQAMFFALFLGMYLTTVLGNLLIILLIRLDSHLHTPMYFFLSHLALTDISFSSVTVPKMLMNMQTQHLAIFYKGCISQTYFFIFFADLDSFLITSMAYDRYVAICHPLHYATIMSQSQCVMLVAGSWVIACACALLHTLLLARLSFCADHIIPHFFCDLGALLKLSCSDTSLNQLAIFTAGLTAIMLPFLCILVSYGHIGVTILQIPSTKGICKALSTCGSHLSVVTIYYGTIIGLYFLPPSSNTNDKNIIASVIYTVVTPMLNPFIYSLRNKDIKGALRKLLSRSGAVAHACNLSTLR